From Phalacrocorax carbo chromosome 8, bPhaCar2.1, whole genome shotgun sequence, a single genomic window includes:
- the DDX41 gene encoding probable ATP-dependent RNA helicase DDX41, with protein MEAGADRKRQREESAATSDLSGGEDDDYVPYVPVKQRKQQMLQKLLQMRRKVVSEEEQRDSGSEQRGDEDDIPLGPQSNISLLDQHQHLKEKAEARKESAKEKQLKEEEKILESVAEGRALMSVKEMAKGITYDDPIKTSWRAPRYILGMSEARHDRVRKKYHILVEGEGIPPPIKSFKEMKFPAAILRGLKKKGIQQPTPIQIQGIPTILSGRDMIGIAFTGSGKTLVFTLPVIMFCLEQEKRLPFSKREGPYGLIICPSRELARQTHGIIEYYCRLLQEDGLPPLRCALCIGGMSVKEQMETIKHGVHMMVATPGRLMDLLQKKMVSLDICRYLALDEADRMIDMGFEGDIRTIFSYFKGQRQTLLFSATMPKKIQNFAKSALVKPITINVGRAGAASLDVVQEVEYVKEEAKMVYLLECLQKTPPPVLIFAEKKADVDAIHEYLLLKGVEAVAIHGGKDQEERTKAIEAFRDGKKDVLVATDVASKGLDFPAIQHVINYDMPEEIENYVHRIGRTGRSGNTGIATTFINKACDESVLMDLKALLLEAKQKVPPVLQVLHCGDETMLDIGGERGCAFCGGLGHRITDCPKLEAMQTKQVSNIGRKDYLAHSSMDF; from the exons ATGGAGGCTGGGGCCGATCGGAAG AGGCAGCGGGAGGAGTCTGCGGCAACTTCCGACCTGTCTGGGGGGGAAGATGACGACTACGTGCCGTACGTGCCCGTCAAGCAGCGCAAGCAGCAGATG ctgcagaagctgctgcagatGCGGCGGAAGGTGGTGTCAGAGGAGGAGCAGCGGGACAGCGGGAGCGAGCAGCGGGGTGATGAGGATGACATACCCCTGGGGCCCCAGTCTAACATCAGCCTCCTGGACCAGCACCAGCACCTCAAGGAGAAGGCGGAAG CTCGGAAGGAGTCAGCcaaggagaagcagctgaaggaggaagagaagatcCTGGAGAGCGTGGCAGAGGGCCGAG CTTTGATGTCAGTGAAGGAGATGGCAAAGGGCATCACCTACGATGATCCGATTAAAACCAG CTGGAGAGCACCTCGTTATATCCTGGGCATGTCGGAGGCACGGCACGATCGCGTGCGCAAGAAATACCACATCCTGGTGGAGGGGGAAGGCATCCCACCCCCCATCAAGAGCTTCAAGGAGATGAAGTTCCCTGCAG CTATCCTGAGGGGCCTGAAGAAAAAAGGGATCCAGCAACCAACTCCCATACAGATCCAAGGCATCCCCACGAT CCTCTCAGGGAGGGACATGATTGGCATTGCATTCACTGGCTCTGGGAAGACGTTGGTGTTCACTCTCCCGGTGATCATGTTCTGCCTGGAGCAGGAGAAGAGGCTGCCATTTTCCAAGCGAGAAGGACCCTACGGACTCATCATCTGTCCCTCA CGGGAGCTGGCCCGGCAGACCCATGGCATCATTGAGTACTATTGTCGCCTGCTGCAGGAGGACGGCCTGCCCCCACTGCGCTGTGCCCTCTGCATTGGGGGCATGTCTGtcaaggagcagatggagacaATCAAACA TGGTGTACACATGATGGTGGCAACACCTGGCCGCCTGATGGACCTGCTGCAGAAGAAGATGGTAAGCTTGGACATCTGCCGTTACTTGGCCTTGGATGAGGCTGACAGGATGATCGATATGGGCTTTGAGGGGGACATTCGTACCATCTTCTCCTACTTCAAG GGCCAGCGGCAGACCCTTCTTTTCAGTGCCACAATGCCCAAGAAGATCCAGAACTTTGCCAAGAGCGCCCTGGTGAAGCCCATTACCATTAACGTTGGGCGAGCGGGTGCTGCCAGCCTGGATGTTGTGCAG GAAGTGGAGTACGTGAAAGAGGAGGCCAAGATGGTGTACCTCCTTGAGTGCCTGCAGAAGACCCCGCCACCC GTGCTGATCTTTGCAGAGAAGAAGGCGGATGTTGATGCAATCCACGAGTACCTGCTGCTCAAGGGTGTGGAGGCTGTGGCCATCCATGGAGGGAAAG ATCAAGAGGAACGGACAAAAGCCATCGAGGCCTTCCGGGATGGGAAGAAGGATGTCCTGGTTGCCACTGATGTCGCTTCCAAGGGCCTGGACTTCCCAGCTATCCAGCACGTCATCAACTATGACATGCCGGAGGAGATTGAGAACTATG TTCACCGTATCGGGCGTACAGGCCGCTCAGGCAACACGGGCATTGCCACCACCTTCATCAACAAGGCCTGCG ATGAGTCGGTGCTGATGGACCTGAAGGCCCTGCTCCTGGAGGCGAAGCAGAAGGTGCCGCCTGTGCTCCAAGTGCTGCACTGTGGGGACGAGACCATGCTGGACATCGGAG GTGAGCGGGGTTGTGCCTTCTGTGGTGGCCTGGGCCATCGCATCACCGACTGCCCCAAGCTGGAGGCGATGCAGACCAAGCAAGTCAGCAACATTGGCCGAAAGGACTACCTGGCCCACAGCTCAATGGACTTCTAG
- the DOK3 gene encoding docking protein 3 has product MERPVKDGILYVQHCKFGKRSWRKMRAQLFAASPSGVARMEKFDVRDDGTALDKTSLRRCSRRVIRLSDCVSVGPAGTESCPKATAAFYLTTTEKSYVLAAEQRDEWIAQLCQLAFQGAKETMQSSDRTQPTPAVPMEENSLYSSWQDLTEFLVLVVRTEAAARCGLHGHYLLSALPQSLTLKDPQSRQPLLTWPYNFLRKFGQDQTIFSFEAGRRSDSGEGTFTFSTPRAPELCRAVAAAIACHQQGKDAPDPRLFCALDPQLSTQGLEPQPWAPGAEEPQSSPTLGGAQPASHPHTSLSRFPPPEPEATGPIVYASIARGRQPFFGPGRPGPGEPWAAGKLPPEHLYENIFTAETGPARAEQGEEEEEGQWELGCRQAPEGHSNEAGPLYDNRAALAQLPRGSPQPPEQRWGRGGPEVPPGAPGPKPQSNLRSKLVRLLSRETPGPRDWA; this is encoded by the exons ATGGAGAGACCGGTGAAGGATGGGATCCTCTATGTGCAGCACTGCAAATTTGGAAAG AGGTCCTGGAGGAAGATGCGAGCCCAGCTCTTTGCTGCCAGCCCCTCTGGCGTGGCCCGCATGGAGAAGTTTGATGTGCGGGATGACGGCACAGCGTTGGACAAAACCTCCCTGCGGCGGTGTTCCCGCCGGGTGATCCGCCTCTCGGACTGTGTCTCTGTGGGCCCAGCGGGTACCGAGAGCTGCCCCAAAGCCACTGCTGCCTTCTACCTCACCACCACGGAAAAAAGCTACGTGCTGGCAGCTGAGCAGCGGGATGAGTGGATcgcccagctctgccagctggcCTTCCAG GGTGCAAAGGAGACGATGCAGAGCAGTGACAGGACCCAGCCCACCCCTGCTGTCCCCATGGAGGAGAACTCCCTCTACTCCTCCTGGCAGGACT TGACCGAATTCCTAGTGCTGGTGGTCCGGACGGAGGCGGCTGCCCGCTGCGGTCTGCACGGGCACTACCTACTCTCAGCCCTTCCCCAGAGCCTGACGCTGAAGGACCCACAGTCCCGCCAGCCTCTGCTCACCTGGCCCTACAACTTTCTCCGCAAGTTTGGCCAGGATCAG ACCATCTTCTCCTTTGAGGCTGGCCGCCGCAGCGACTCTGGTGAGGGCACCTTCACCTTCAGCACTCCGCGGGCCCCGGAGCTCTGCCGTGCGGTGGCTGCTGCCATTGCCTGCCACCAGCAGGGCAAGGATGCACCAGACCCCCGGCTCTTCTGTGCCCTGGATCCCCAGCTCTCTACCCAGGGCCTTGAGCCTCAGCCCTGGGCCCCTGGGGCCGAGGAGCCCCAGTCCAGCCCAACCCTGgggggggcacagcctgcctcccacccccacaccaGTCTTAGCCGTTTCCCCCCACCAGAGCCGGAGGCTACAGGACCCATTGTCTATGCCTCCATTGCCCGGGGACGGCAGCCCTTCTTTGGGCCGGGGCGACCAGGTCCCGGTGAGCCCTGGGCAGCAGGGAAGCTGCCCCCTGAGCATCTCTACGAGAACATCTTCACGGCAGAGACGGGTCCTGCAAGAGCCgagcagggggaggaagaggaggaagggcagtGGGAGCTGGGGTGCCGGCAGGCCCCTGAGGGCCACAGCAATGAGGCGGGCCCCCTCTATGACAACCGGGCTGCGCTGGCTCAGCTGCCgcggggcagcccccagcccccggaGCAGCGCTGGGGCCGCGGGGGGCCGGAGGTGCCGCCAGGGGCCCCCGGGCCCAAACCCCAGAGCAACCTCCGGTCCAAGCTGGTGCGGCTGCTCAGCCGGGAGACCCCCGGCCCGCGGGACTGGGCCTGA